In [Phormidium] sp. ETS-05, the genomic window CAGTCAGGGAAGCCATCACCGGACAGCCCACTCCCGGAGATCCGTCGGTAATCATCAGATCCAAATCCTTAGCTGCGGCGGTTTCCTTGGCTTTCTTTCTCACCAAAGTCACCAATTTGCCGGAGTTTTCCTCCGCAATGCCCAAACGAGCGTGAACCATTGGGCCGTAACGGGTATCGGAAATATACCATTCTCCATTCACCGCCGGACTAAAGTCAATGGCTTCGGCGGGACAGAACCGTTCGCAGACCCCGCAACCTTCGCAGGCGATCGCATCGACTTGATAGGTTTTGCCGTCGGGGGCGGGATGGATGGCATCGAAGCGGCAGTATTGCACGCATTGACCGCAAGCAATGCACAGAGAAGAGTCAATGGTGGCGCGGCTACCGCCAACGAAATCTTCCCGGTGGCGAATCGTGGGGGATAAAATTAAATGCAAGTCGGCGGCATCTACATCGCAGTCCGCGAGAACGGTAAAGGGCGGTGCCAGGGTAGCCAACGATGCTACCACACTGGTTTTGCCCGTGCCACCTTTGCCGCTAATGACGACTAATTCTTTCATAGCGCTACCTTTTCTAAAAGGGTTTCCCCAAGCTGGGCGAATTTGGTTTTAATTTCCGGCAAGACTTCCACTGCCAGTTGTCCTCGGGAATAGGCGACGGCCACTTGGCGATCGTCGGGAATTTCGGCCAAAATATCAATGTTTTCTGCTTGGCAGTAGGTATATAAGGCGCGATCGCCGATACCTGCCCGATTGACCACGACGCCAAAGGGAATTCCCAATACTCGCGCCATATCCACCACTAATTTTAAATCGTGTAAGCCAAAGGGGGTGGGTTCGGTGACGAGAACCAGATAGTCCGCTTGGCGGATGCTTTCCACTACCGGACAGGAAGTGCCGGGAGGCGCGTCCAGGATGGCAATGCCGCCTGCGGGGATATGTTCTTTGACCGCCTTAATTACTGGGGGGGTTTTCACCTGACCGATATCGAGCCGTCCTTGGACAAAGTTTAACTGAGTGAAACTTTGAGCGGTGCCGGTTTCTACCGTGCCGATTTCTTGGCGGGTGGGAGATATCGCCCCAGTGGGACAAGCGAGACGGCAGCCCCCACAACTGTGGCAGAGTTCTGGAAATACCATTGCCTTGCCATTAATTACGGTGATGGCGTTAAATTGGCAGACCTCGGCACATTTTCCACAACCGACGCAGAGATCCAAATCCACTTGGGGAACGGGAACGGTGACGCGATCGCTCGTTGCCAATATCGGATGTAAAAATAAATGTCCGTTGGGTTCTTCTACATCGCAATCAAGATAAGTGACGG contains:
- a CDS encoding ATP-binding protein; amino-acid sequence: MKELVVISGKGGTGKTSVVASLATLAPPFTVLADCDVDAADLHLILSPTIRHREDFVGGSRATIDSSLCIACGQCVQYCRFDAIHPAPDGKTYQVDAIACEGCGVCERFCPAEAIDFSPAVNGEWYISDTRYGPMVHARLGIAEENSGKLVTLVRKKAKETAAAKDLDLMITDGSPGVGCPVMASLTGADAVLLVTEPTPSGFHDLDRVVDLLQRFQLPAMVCINKADLNLELTAQIEAYAMKRGLQPVGRIPYSPAVTEAQTVGLSVVEYGDNEAASSVKAIWERVAQFIESLN
- a CDS encoding 4Fe-4S binding protein, giving the protein MMKSELSTICIAGGKGGTGKTTVAANLAVTLAQELAPQGTTVTYLDCDVEEPNGHLFLHPILATSDRVTVPVPQVDLDLCVGCGKCAEVCQFNAITVINGKAMVFPELCHSCGGCRLACPTGAISPTRQEIGTVETGTAQSFTQLNFVQGRLDIGQVKTPPVIKAVKEHIPAGGIAILDAPPGTSCPVVESIRQADYLVLVTEPTPFGLHDLKLVVDMARVLGIPFGVVVNRAGIGDRALYTYCQAENIDILAEIPDDRQVAVAYSRGQLAVEVLPEIKTKFAQLGETLLEKVAL